In Candidatus Methanosuratincola sp., the following proteins share a genomic window:
- a CDS encoding ABC transporter ATP-binding protein, whose protein sequence is MADPSIEAVELTKCYNSFCALSDLTLRIEGTKCVGFLGPNGAGKTTALKILTGMIRPTKGRALINGVDVQKDKKAALSTCGALIETPEIYPALSVKEALMMVAEIRGIPSAIRKDTVAKAIAEVKMEEWMDRKFGKLSKGMKQRVNLAAALLSDPIIMLLDEPSSGLDPRGMAEVREIVKGLKNKNRLIFMSSHILSEVTEICDEIAILDHGKLLAYDTLERLTSPLLEGNIRACEALFSKDLSEDVLKEIGSIDGVLGLDLVESRRLILRLEGGNEVQERVLAKMAGLGVGLIAFRPLYSALEETYLRLVKDSR, encoded by the coding sequence ATGGCCGACCCCTCAATCGAAGCGGTGGAGCTCACTAAGTGTTACAACTCATTCTGTGCACTCTCCGATCTGACCCTCCGGATTGAGGGTACAAAGTGTGTAGGATTCTTGGGACCAAACGGAGCCGGCAAGACCACTGCCCTGAAGATACTCACAGGAATGATCCGCCCAACAAAGGGAAGGGCACTGATCAACGGGGTCGACGTCCAAAAGGACAAGAAGGCAGCGCTCTCGACCTGCGGGGCGTTAATAGAGACCCCGGAGATCTATCCTGCGCTCTCCGTGAAGGAGGCCCTAATGATGGTTGCAGAGATAAGGGGCATCCCGTCAGCAATACGGAAAGACACGGTAGCTAAGGCAATCGCGGAAGTGAAAATGGAAGAATGGATGGACAGGAAATTCGGTAAACTCTCTAAGGGCATGAAGCAGAGGGTCAACTTGGCTGCGGCACTCCTTTCTGATCCGATCATAATGCTGCTGGACGAACCTTCTTCAGGACTGGATCCCAGGGGGATGGCGGAGGTAAGGGAGATCGTGAAAGGGCTCAAGAACAAGAACAGGCTGATATTCATGAGTTCGCACATCCTGAGCGAGGTGACCGAGATCTGCGACGAGATCGCCATACTGGATCACGGCAAGCTGCTGGCGTACGACACGTTAGAGAGGCTGACCTCCCCATTATTAGAGGGCAATATCAGAGCTTGCGAAGCGCTATTTTCAAAGGATCTGAGTGAAGATGTGTTGAAGGAAATAGGATCGATAGATGGTGTTCTCGGTTTGGATTTGGTCGAGTCCAGGAGACTGATCCTGAGGCTCGAGGGTGGGAACGAGGTCCAGGAGCGGGTCTTGGCCAAGATGGCGGGATTGGGGGTTGGACTCATCGCTTTCAGACCATTATATTCCGCTCTCGAGGAGACTTATCTGAGGCTTGTGAAGGACTCGAGGTGA
- a CDS encoding YkgJ family cysteine cluster protein, translating into MAELKFLTPSTKFRCTRCTRCCSLDVMLSDPEIRRLGASADWGWRTTKKSFRDGRLVCSLLEGDACTIYKERPILCRAFPFIAIPLSELLESGFQVDQDAIRVSLADTGTYVIIYEPECPGIGEGEPLDPMEILDLTIRHLREMSEKGSPGH; encoded by the coding sequence ATGGCGGAACTAAAATTCCTGACCCCCTCAACAAAATTCAGGTGCACTAGGTGCACGCGATGCTGCTCGCTGGACGTTATGCTCAGCGATCCGGAAATCCGCCGCCTCGGCGCCAGCGCTGACTGGGGGTGGAGGACCACAAAGAAGTCCTTCAGGGACGGGCGCTTGGTCTGTTCATTGCTCGAGGGCGATGCGTGCACCATCTACAAAGAGAGGCCGATCCTGTGCCGGGCGTTCCCATTCATAGCAATTCCTCTATCTGAGCTCTTGGAGAGCGGATTTCAGGTCGACCAGGATGCAATCAGGGTAAGCCTGGCAGACACCGGGACATATGTGATAATCTATGAGCCTGAATGCCCCGGCATAGGTGAAGGGGAACCCCTTGACCCGATGGAAATCCTGGATCTGACGATCAGGCATCTCCGTGAGATGTCTGAAAAAGGATCGCCCGGGCATTAG
- a CDS encoding ABC transporter permease, with translation MTGGINRPGERSQEVDTAGHRIPGSFSQFKTVTKYELMNYLRTRRFYVLLGITLIMSGLLTAVVAIYQPAGFLTSPLGFYSSWWGLAVTYILILSGIFFGGDAISGEFQNKTGYFLVVNPVKRSTIYAGKWAGAFIASLAILGVFVAVTVANGVYYFGLDVPYQFGLSLAFSVLYLISILGVTFVFSSIFKSSSISILVTAISFFFVFSLTQTLVSSLAQVEPWFLITYGAEIIGNVLKDPYPAHVVTVQLGRVTFTTYNAPILNGVAIMAGYFVVCAALGLIIFERRDFA, from the coding sequence ATGACTGGAGGAATCAATCGGCCGGGAGAGAGATCGCAGGAGGTAGACACGGCAGGACATCGCATCCCGGGGAGCTTCTCTCAGTTCAAGACTGTTACAAAGTACGAGCTGATGAATTATCTAAGGACCAGAAGGTTCTACGTGCTGCTGGGAATTACGCTTATAATGAGCGGTCTTTTGACCGCGGTTGTTGCAATATACCAGCCCGCGGGCTTCCTCACCTCGCCTCTCGGGTTCTACTCGAGCTGGTGGGGCCTGGCGGTGACATATATCCTGATTCTCTCAGGAATCTTCTTTGGAGGGGACGCCATATCCGGAGAGTTCCAGAACAAGACGGGTTACTTCCTAGTAGTGAACCCAGTCAAGCGGTCTACGATCTATGCGGGGAAATGGGCTGGAGCCTTCATCGCCTCGCTTGCCATACTTGGCGTATTTGTCGCAGTCACAGTCGCCAACGGCGTATACTATTTCGGGCTAGACGTGCCTTACCAGTTCGGTCTTTCTTTGGCCTTCTCTGTACTCTACCTCATCTCAATTCTGGGGGTGACCTTCGTCTTCAGCTCGATATTCAAGAGCAGTTCGATCTCCATACTCGTAACCGCGATATCCTTCTTTTTTGTATTCTCGCTTACACAGACACTTGTCAGCAGCTTGGCTCAGGTCGAGCCGTGGTTCCTGATAACTTACGGCGCAGAGATAATCGGGAACGTCCTTAAAGACCCGTACCCGGCCCACGTAGTCACGGTCCAGCTGGGGCGAGTCACATTCACGACTTACAATGCACCGATCCTTAACGGCGTTGCAATAATGGCGGGATACTTCGTGGTCTGCGCTGCACTCGGGCTCATCATATTCGAGCGCAGGGATTTTGCCTAG